In one window of Rhodopseudomonas palustris HaA2 DNA:
- a CDS encoding ABC transporter substrate-binding protein, which yields MKHVARLALTALLFASGAAYAQQGEIKVGEINSYSALPGFTEPYRKGMELALKQINDAGGIKGKKLVVITKDDGGKPGDALTAANELVSRDGVVMIAGGFLSNIGLALSDFAKQKKVLYVAAEPLTDAIVWSKGNDYTFRLRTSNYMQASMLAEEAAKLPAKKWATIAPNYEFGQSFVAAFKEILSKKRPDVEFVAEQWPPLNKIDAGPVLQAIDAAKPDAILNATFAGDLVKLVREGNTRGVFKDRAVVSYLTGEPEYLDPLKTETPEGWIVTGYPWYAISTPEHQAFLDAYQQLNKDYPRLGSVVGYATVKTIAAVLTATDDHSTDGLVKAMKNLKVDTPFGAVVYRAGDHQSTMGAYVGKTTQKDGKGIMTDIKFKKGADYLPPEAEAAKLRPAN from the coding sequence ATGAAACACGTCGCACGACTGGCTTTGACGGCACTGCTTTTCGCCTCCGGCGCTGCCTATGCGCAGCAAGGCGAGATCAAGGTGGGAGAGATCAACTCCTATTCGGCACTCCCCGGCTTCACCGAGCCATACCGCAAGGGCATGGAACTGGCGCTGAAGCAGATCAACGATGCCGGCGGCATCAAGGGCAAGAAGCTCGTCGTCATCACCAAGGACGACGGCGGCAAGCCGGGCGACGCGCTGACCGCCGCCAACGAGCTGGTGTCGCGCGACGGCGTGGTGATGATCGCCGGCGGCTTCCTGTCGAATATCGGCCTGGCGCTGTCCGACTTCGCCAAGCAGAAGAAGGTGCTCTACGTCGCCGCCGAGCCGCTGACCGACGCCATCGTCTGGTCGAAGGGCAACGACTATACTTTCCGGCTGCGCACATCGAACTATATGCAGGCCTCGATGCTGGCGGAGGAAGCCGCCAAGCTGCCGGCCAAGAAGTGGGCGACGATTGCGCCCAACTACGAATTCGGCCAGTCGTTCGTCGCCGCGTTCAAGGAGATTCTCAGCAAGAAGCGTCCCGACGTCGAGTTCGTCGCCGAGCAATGGCCGCCGCTGAACAAGATCGACGCCGGCCCGGTGCTGCAGGCGATCGACGCCGCCAAGCCCGACGCCATCCTCAACGCCACCTTCGCCGGCGACCTGGTCAAGCTGGTGCGCGAGGGCAATACCCGCGGCGTGTTCAAGGATCGCGCGGTGGTGAGCTATCTCACCGGCGAGCCGGAATATCTCGACCCGCTGAAGACCGAAACGCCGGAGGGCTGGATCGTCACCGGCTATCCCTGGTACGCGATCAGCACGCCGGAGCATCAGGCTTTCCTCGACGCTTACCAACAGCTCAACAAGGACTATCCGCGGCTCGGCTCGGTGGTCGGCTACGCCACCGTGAAGACCATCGCCGCCGTGCTGACCGCCACCGACGATCACTCCACCGACGGCCTGGTCAAGGCGATGAAGAACCTGAAGGTCGACACCCCGTTCGGCGCGGTCGTCTACCGCGCCGGCGATCATCAGTCGACGATGGGCGCCTATGTCGGCAAGACCACGCAGAAGGACGGCAAGGGCATCATGACCGACATCAAGTTCAAGAAGGGCGCCGACTATCTACCGCCCGAGGCCGAGGCCGCCAAGCTGCGTCCGGCGAACTGA
- a CDS encoding amino acid synthesis family protein, which translates to MSAKIRKIVVVVEETLTEMGRSVTPPTRRAAAVAVIENPFAGRYVEDLSELIAIGEELGELLAQKAVDALGIDGGKAESYGKAALVGENGELEHAAALLHPKMGAPVRKVLGKGAALIPSSKRRGGLGAELDIPLGHKDAAFVRSHFDGMQVSVADAPRANEIVVAVAITDSGRPLPRVGGLTTAEIKGEDGLR; encoded by the coding sequence ATGAGCGCGAAAATCCGCAAGATCGTCGTCGTCGTGGAAGAGACGCTGACGGAGATGGGACGTTCCGTGACGCCGCCGACGCGGCGCGCGGCGGCGGTCGCGGTGATCGAAAATCCGTTCGCCGGCCGTTATGTCGAGGACCTCTCGGAGCTGATCGCGATCGGGGAAGAACTCGGCGAGTTGCTCGCGCAGAAGGCGGTGGACGCGCTCGGCATCGACGGCGGCAAGGCCGAAAGCTACGGCAAGGCCGCGCTGGTCGGCGAGAACGGCGAGCTCGAACACGCCGCAGCCTTGCTGCACCCGAAAATGGGCGCGCCGGTCCGCAAGGTGCTGGGCAAGGGCGCGGCGCTGATCCCCTCGTCGAAGCGACGCGGCGGCCTCGGCGCCGAGCTGGACATTCCGCTCGGGCACAAGGACGCGGCCTTCGTCCGCAGCCATTTCGACGGCATGCAGGTGAGCGTGGCGGATGCGCCGCGCGCCAACGAGATCGTGGTGGCGGTGGCCATCACGGATTCCGGCCGACCGCTGCCGCGCGTCGGCGGACTGACGACCGCCGAGATCAAGGGCGAAGACGGATTGCGCTGA
- a CDS encoding amino acid synthesis family protein, translated as MPEVKIRKKLLITEEIFHEGGPVAATPRKRGAIIAVIENPFAGRYVQDIAGFMDDLTPLGVALAGELLQALGGDAKSIDGYGKGAIVGAAGELEHGALWHVPGGYAMREILGDAKAIVPSTKKVGGPGTRLDVPVTHVNASYVRSHFDAMEVGVPDGPKADEIALVLVMSSGPRVHARVGGLAAAEIKGEDGLR; from the coding sequence ATGCCTGAGGTCAAAATCCGCAAGAAGCTCCTGATCACCGAGGAGATCTTCCACGAGGGCGGCCCGGTGGCGGCCACCCCGCGCAAGCGCGGCGCGATCATCGCGGTGATCGAGAACCCGTTCGCCGGCCGCTATGTGCAGGACATCGCCGGGTTCATGGATGATCTGACCCCGCTCGGCGTGGCGCTCGCAGGCGAGTTGCTGCAGGCGCTCGGCGGCGACGCGAAATCCATCGACGGCTACGGCAAAGGCGCCATCGTCGGCGCCGCCGGCGAACTGGAGCACGGCGCGCTCTGGCACGTCCCGGGCGGCTACGCGATGCGCGAGATCCTCGGCGACGCCAAGGCGATCGTGCCATCGACCAAGAAGGTCGGCGGACCGGGCACACGGCTCGACGTGCCGGTGACCCATGTCAACGCCTCCTACGTGCGCAGCCATTTCGACGCGATGGAAGTCGGCGTGCCGGACGGCCCCAAGGCCGACGAGATCGCGCTGGTGCTGGTGATGAGCTCCGGTCCGCGGGTCCACGCCCGCGTCGGCGGACTCGCCGCGGCGGAGATCAAGGGCGAGGACGGGCTGCGATGA
- a CDS encoding UPF0280 family protein, with product MAAPHLLTPTRGRAAQAAMLADGRRLHLQDGPIDLIIEATGDPRAVRHAYAAAAQRFAGLLDALCAELPALRKPAGRDALPLAHPVAQRMADAVAPFADEVFITPMAAVAGAVADEILKALVCPGITRAYVNNGGDIAVHLAQDASFTVGLIDRPDQPRLIGRAEIDASSPVRGVATSGWHGRSFSLGIADAVTILAPTAAMADAAATVVANAVDLPGHRGIVREAANELQPDSDLGTLQVTRHVPRLGPAERDAALVAGVTVARALLSRGLICAAALHLQGETASVGDTAAFLSFEPQQEQPDA from the coding sequence ATGGCCGCCCCGCACCTCCTCACCCCGACCCGAGGACGCGCAGCGCAGGCGGCGATGCTGGCGGACGGCCGGCGCTTGCACTTACAGGACGGCCCGATCGACCTGATCATCGAGGCGACCGGCGACCCGCGCGCCGTCCGGCACGCTTATGCCGCCGCCGCGCAGCGCTTCGCCGGCCTGCTGGATGCGCTGTGCGCCGAACTGCCTGCGCTGCGAAAGCCCGCCGGACGCGACGCGCTGCCACTGGCCCACCCGGTCGCACAGCGCATGGCCGATGCGGTGGCACCGTTCGCCGATGAAGTTTTCATCACGCCGATGGCGGCGGTGGCGGGCGCGGTCGCGGACGAGATCCTGAAAGCGCTGGTCTGCCCCGGCATCACCCGCGCCTATGTCAACAATGGCGGCGATATCGCGGTGCATCTGGCGCAGGATGCAAGCTTCACCGTCGGGTTGATCGACCGCCCGGACCAGCCGCGCCTGATCGGCCGCGCCGAGATCGATGCCAGCAGCCCGGTGCGCGGCGTGGCGACCAGCGGCTGGCACGGGCGCAGCTTCTCGCTCGGCATCGCCGACGCGGTGACCATCCTCGCGCCCACCGCCGCGATGGCTGACGCTGCCGCGACCGTGGTCGCCAACGCGGTCGACCTGCCCGGCCATCGCGGTATTGTTCGTGAAGCCGCCAACGAGCTTCAACCGGACAGCGATCTGGGTACACTGCAGGTCACCCGGCATGTGCCACGCCTCGGCCCGGCCGAGCGCGACGCAGCGCTGGTTGCAGGCGTGACGGTGGCACGCGCGCTGCTGTCGCGCGGACTGATCTGTGCCGCGGCCCTGCATTTGCAGGGCGAGACCGCCAGCGTCGGCGACACAGCGGCGTTCCTTTCCTTCGAACCACAACAAGAGCAACCCGATGCCTGA
- a CDS encoding (2Fe-2S)-binding protein — protein sequence MASSALTGEPVVLTVNGTTCSVDLPRDTKLIYVLRNDLGLNGPKFGCGLGECGACTVLIDGVAARSCVVTLRTVEGRSVTTLEGLGELTALHPVQAAFIAAQAAQCGYCLNGMIMTTVAFLARNPAPTLEQVREALRYNLCRCGTHVEIMRAVMAAAGVRAIEDGVGADDVAMSAPR from the coding sequence ATGGCGTCTTCGGCTCTTACCGGCGAACCCGTGGTGCTGACCGTCAACGGCACGACGTGCAGTGTCGATCTGCCCCGCGACACCAAGCTGATTTATGTGCTGCGCAATGATCTCGGTCTCAACGGTCCGAAGTTCGGCTGCGGGCTCGGCGAATGTGGTGCGTGCACGGTGCTGATCGACGGCGTTGCGGCGCGCTCCTGCGTGGTGACGCTCAGAACCGTCGAGGGGCGCTCCGTCACGACGCTGGAGGGCTTGGGCGAACTCACTGCATTGCACCCGGTGCAGGCCGCGTTCATCGCCGCGCAGGCGGCGCAGTGCGGTTACTGCCTCAACGGCATGATCATGACCACGGTGGCGTTTCTCGCGCGCAACCCGGCGCCGACGCTCGAGCAGGTGCGCGAGGCGTTGCGCTACAATCTGTGCCGCTGCGGCACCCATGTGGAAATCATGCGCGCCGTCATGGCCGCCGCCGGCGTGCGCGCGATCGAGGACGGCGTCGGCGCAGATGATGTCGCGATGAGCGCTCCGCGATGA
- a CDS encoding molybdopterin cofactor-binding domain-containing protein, which yields MSEPTPAPKDLLARTGTLAVLRPSQHVKGLVPTAPPPEGALDLFLFLDDSGRVLAFNGHVDLGTGIRTALAQIVAEELDVSFAAVTMVLGHTSGTPNQGATIASDSIQVSALPLRNAAAQARHHLIALAAAELELPPNDLAVTDGVVHPRGGANIGVSYASLLQGRTDRLLLAEGVAVKPVAEHRIVGQRIARSDIPAKATGDFVYVHDVRVPGMLHGRVVRPPYAGIDAGDFIGASLIGVDETSVAHIPGVVAVISMGDFVGVVAEREEQAAEAARVLKVEWKPPPPLPDLDDLATALRANPATTRTLHDKGDVDRARADAAVPMDRSYVWPYQMHGSIGPSCAVADVRDGAATIWSGTQNPYPLRLDLSVLLGIPESDIEVLRFEAAGCYGRNCADDVSADAALLSRAVGRPVRVQLTREQEHAWEPKGAAQLMEISGGLNADGSPAAYDFATRYPSNAATTLALLLTGRVPANNPVFEMGDRTAIPPYAYDNIRVKVHDMAPIVRAAWLRGVSALPNSFAHESYIDELAAAAGVDPVEYRLRYLHDPRAVDLVKEVAARAGWAHRTGPRQEVVDGDVVRGQGIAYALYVHSKFPGYGAAWSAWVADVEVNKATGDVAVKRVVVGQDSGLMINPAGIEHQIHGNVIQSTSRVLKEQVSFTGTAVADKEWGAYPILTFPDVPVINVVLMPRPNDPPLGSGESASVPSAAAIANAIFDATGVRLREPPFTPERVRAALGHPMLPPPPAPAPKKRSWLALAGAALVGALGMATVALPIRGAIAPIAPPDPASFSAEMISRGRQLAALGGCAVCHTEIGGATNAGGRPVETPFGTVYSTNLTPDPETGIGRWSYAAFERAMREGIARDGRHLYPAFPYASFTRTSDIDLQALYAYLMTQTPVKAPTPEARMAFPFNLRPLMAGWNALFLRTGQMQADPVKAPQWNRGAYLVESLGHCGACHTPRNALGAEQARTAYLSGGVVDGWHAPALNALSSAPIPWTEAELFSYLRTGFSQFHGTAAGPMAPVVEQLAALPDADIRAMATYLASFAPPADEAPAARAAALQAAATATLRPLDSLGGRLYEGACASCHSDDGPTLFGVRPALALNTNVHAADPDNLIRVILDGIPSPAAAELGDMPGFRHSFDDNQIAALVTYLRASFAPQAPAWGGVEQTVARLRAHRGSH from the coding sequence ATGAGTGAACCGACGCCGGCGCCGAAGGACCTGCTTGCTCGCACGGGCACGCTTGCCGTGTTGCGGCCGTCGCAGCACGTCAAGGGCCTGGTGCCGACGGCGCCGCCGCCGGAAGGCGCGCTCGACCTGTTCCTGTTTCTCGACGATTCGGGTCGGGTGCTCGCCTTCAACGGCCATGTCGATCTCGGCACCGGCATCCGCACCGCGCTGGCGCAGATCGTGGCGGAAGAACTCGACGTGTCGTTCGCCGCCGTCACCATGGTGCTCGGCCACACCTCCGGCACGCCGAACCAGGGCGCAACCATCGCCAGCGACAGCATCCAGGTCTCGGCGCTGCCGCTGCGCAACGCTGCGGCGCAGGCGCGGCATCATCTGATCGCCCTGGCCGCGGCAGAACTCGAACTGCCGCCGAACGATCTGGCCGTCACCGACGGCGTCGTGCATCCGCGCGGCGGCGCCAATATCGGCGTGTCCTATGCGTCGTTGCTGCAGGGCCGCACCGACCGGCTGTTGCTCGCCGAGGGTGTGGCGGTGAAGCCGGTGGCCGAGCATCGCATCGTCGGTCAGCGCATCGCGCGCTCGGATATTCCGGCCAAGGCGACCGGCGACTTCGTCTATGTGCACGACGTGCGCGTCCCCGGCATGTTGCACGGCCGCGTGGTGCGGCCGCCTTATGCCGGAATCGATGCCGGCGACTTCATCGGCGCCAGCCTGATCGGCGTCGACGAAACCTCCGTCGCGCATATTCCGGGTGTGGTCGCGGTCATCAGCATGGGCGACTTCGTCGGCGTCGTCGCCGAGCGCGAGGAGCAGGCGGCCGAAGCCGCGCGCGTGTTGAAGGTGGAATGGAAGCCGCCGCCGCCGCTGCCGGATCTCGATGATCTTGCCACGGCGCTGCGCGCCAACCCGGCGACCACGCGGACGCTGCACGACAAAGGCGACGTCGATCGCGCCCGCGCCGACGCCGCGGTGCCGATGGACCGCAGCTATGTCTGGCCGTATCAGATGCACGGCTCGATCGGCCCGTCCTGCGCGGTGGCGGACGTCCGCGACGGCGCCGCCACGATCTGGTCCGGCACGCAGAATCCCTATCCGCTGCGGCTCGATCTCTCGGTGCTGCTCGGCATCCCCGAGTCCGATATCGAGGTGCTGCGGTTTGAAGCTGCCGGCTGCTACGGCCGCAACTGCGCCGACGACGTTTCTGCGGATGCGGCGCTGCTGTCGCGCGCGGTGGGGCGGCCTGTCCGCGTCCAACTGACCCGCGAGCAGGAGCACGCCTGGGAGCCGAAGGGCGCGGCGCAACTGATGGAGATTTCCGGCGGGCTGAACGCCGACGGCAGCCCGGCCGCGTATGATTTCGCCACGCGCTATCCGTCGAATGCGGCGACGACGCTGGCGCTGCTGCTGACCGGGCGCGTGCCGGCGAACAATCCGGTGTTCGAGATGGGCGATCGCACCGCGATCCCGCCTTACGCCTACGACAACATCCGCGTTAAGGTGCACGACATGGCGCCGATCGTGCGCGCGGCGTGGCTGCGTGGCGTCTCGGCGCTGCCGAATTCGTTCGCGCATGAGAGCTATATCGACGAACTCGCCGCCGCGGCCGGGGTCGATCCGGTTGAGTATCGGCTGCGCTATCTGCACGACCCGCGCGCGGTCGATCTGGTCAAGGAAGTCGCCGCGCGCGCCGGCTGGGCGCATCGCACCGGCCCGCGCCAGGAAGTCGTCGATGGCGACGTCGTGCGCGGGCAGGGCATCGCCTATGCGCTGTACGTCCACTCCAAATTCCCCGGCTACGGCGCGGCGTGGTCGGCGTGGGTCGCCGATGTCGAGGTCAACAAGGCGACCGGCGACGTCGCGGTGAAGCGCGTCGTGGTCGGTCAGGATTCCGGGCTGATGATCAATCCCGCCGGGATCGAGCATCAGATCCACGGCAACGTCATTCAATCGACCAGCCGCGTGCTGAAGGAACAGGTGAGCTTCACCGGCACCGCGGTGGCCGACAAGGAATGGGGCGCGTACCCGATCCTCACCTTCCCGGACGTGCCGGTCATCAACGTCGTGCTGATGCCGCGCCCGAACGATCCGCCGCTCGGCAGCGGCGAATCCGCCTCGGTACCGTCGGCGGCGGCGATCGCCAATGCGATCTTCGATGCCACCGGGGTGCGGCTGCGCGAGCCGCCATTCACGCCGGAGCGGGTGCGGGCCGCGCTGGGCCATCCGATGCTGCCGCCGCCGCCCGCGCCTGCGCCGAAGAAGCGGTCGTGGTTGGCGCTGGCCGGCGCGGCGCTGGTCGGCGCGCTCGGCATGGCGACGGTGGCGCTGCCGATCCGCGGTGCCATTGCGCCGATCGCGCCGCCCGATCCGGCGAGCTTCTCCGCCGAGATGATCTCGCGCGGACGGCAGCTCGCCGCGCTCGGCGGCTGCGCGGTGTGCCACACCGAGATCGGCGGCGCGACCAATGCGGGCGGCCGCCCGGTCGAGACTCCGTTCGGCACGGTGTACTCCACCAACCTCACGCCAGATCCGGAAACCGGCATCGGCCGCTGGTCCTACGCGGCGTTCGAGCGCGCGATGCGCGAGGGCATCGCCCGCGACGGGCGCCATCTCTATCCGGCGTTTCCCTACGCCTCGTTCACACGCACGAGCGATATCGATCTGCAGGCGCTGTACGCCTATCTGATGACGCAGACGCCGGTGAAGGCGCCGACGCCCGAGGCGCGGATGGCGTTTCCGTTCAATCTCCGGCCGCTGATGGCCGGCTGGAATGCGCTGTTTCTGCGCACCGGCCAGATGCAGGCCGACCCCGTCAAAGCGCCGCAATGGAATCGCGGCGCGTATCTGGTCGAGAGCCTCGGCCATTGCGGCGCCTGCCACACGCCGCGCAATGCACTCGGTGCCGAACAGGCGCGGACCGCGTATCTCAGTGGCGGCGTCGTCGACGGCTGGCACGCCCCGGCGCTGAACGCGCTCTCCAGTGCGCCGATTCCGTGGACGGAGGCCGAGCTGTTCTCTTATCTGCGCACCGGGTTCTCGCAGTTCCACGGCACGGCGGCCGGGCCGATGGCGCCGGTGGTGGAGCAACTCGCCGCGCTGCCGGATGCCGACATCCGCGCCATGGCGACCTATCTGGCGTCGTTCGCGCCGCCGGCCGACGAGGCGCCCGCCGCCCGCGCCGCCGCGCTGCAGGCCGCGGCGACGGCGACGCTGCGGCCGCTGGATTCGCTCGGCGGCAGGCTCTACGAGGGCGCCTGCGCCTCCTGCCACAGCGACGACGGGCCGACCCTGTTCGGCGTGCGCCCGGCGCTGGCGCTCAACACCAACGTTCACGCCGCGGACCCCGACAATCTGATTAGGGTCATTCTAGACGGAATACCTAGTCCGGCGGCGGCCGAACTGGGGGATATGCCCGGGTTCCGCCACAGTTTCGACGATAACCAGATCGCGGCGCTGGTGACTTATCTCCGCGCCTCCTTCGCCCCCCAGGCGCCCGCCTGGGGCGGCGTGGAACAAACGGTGGCGCGCCTGCGCGCCCACCGAGGCTCCCACTGA
- a CDS encoding ferredoxin--NADP reductase: MSNLMEERVLSVRHWTDRLFSFTTTREAGFRFRNGEFTMAGIRVDGRPLLRAYSVASPNYEETLEFYSIKVPNGPLTSRLQHLKEGDTIIVGRKATGTLVIDNLRPGATLYLLATGTGLAPFLSIIRDPETYERFEKIVLVHGCRQVAELAYGESMVAALQDHEFLGDDVKAKLIYYPTVTREPFRHQGRISKLMDSGQLYSDIGLPPLDKSRDRVMLCGSTLMMGDLKSRLAELGFEEGNHGEAGDFVLEKSFAER; encoded by the coding sequence GTGAGCAATCTGATGGAAGAGCGCGTTCTCTCCGTTCGCCACTGGACCGATCGTCTGTTCAGCTTCACCACCACCCGCGAGGCCGGCTTCCGGTTCAGGAACGGTGAATTCACCATGGCCGGCATCAGGGTCGACGGCCGCCCGCTGCTGCGCGCCTATTCGGTGGCGAGCCCGAACTACGAAGAGACGCTGGAGTTCTATTCGATCAAGGTGCCGAACGGGCCGCTGACCTCGCGCCTGCAGCATCTCAAGGAAGGCGACACCATCATCGTCGGACGCAAGGCGACCGGGACCCTGGTGATCGACAATCTGCGTCCGGGCGCGACGCTGTATCTGCTCGCGACCGGCACCGGGCTCGCTCCGTTCCTGTCGATCATCCGCGATCCCGAGACCTACGAGCGGTTCGAGAAGATCGTGCTGGTGCACGGCTGCCGGCAGGTGGCCGAGCTGGCCTACGGCGAGTCGATGGTGGCTGCGCTGCAGGACCACGAGTTCCTCGGCGACGACGTCAAGGCCAAGCTGATCTACTACCCGACCGTCACCCGCGAGCCGTTCCGTCATCAGGGACGGATCTCGAAACTGATGGACAGCGGTCAGCTCTACAGCGACATCGGCCTGCCGCCGCTCGACAAGTCGCGCGATCGCGTGATGCTGTGCGGCTCCACGCTGATGATGGGGGATTTGAAGAGCCGTCTGGCCGAGCTCGGCTTCGAGGAAGGCAACCACGGCGAGGCCGGCGACTTCGTGCTCGAGAAATCCTTCGCCGAACGCTGA
- a CDS encoding amidohydrolase family protein: protein MAHDAAAPTGPTKLVIRNIGLLISGDLDKPILDADTIVAENGKISAIGRLKDVDTEGATTTVDAGGAAVTPGLIDSHVHPVAGDWTPRQSQLNWIDSSLHGGVTTMISAGEVHYPGRPRDVIGIKALAITAQRSFSAFRASGVKVHAGAPVIEHEMEENDFKELAAAGVKLLGEIGLGGVKDGPTAKKMVAWARKYGIQSTIHTGGPSIAGSGLIDKDVVLEAGTDVIGHINGGHTALPDGQIRCICEGCKAGLELVHNGNERSALYTLRIAREMGDLHRVILGTDGPAGSGVQPLGILRMISLLSSLGDLPAEQAFCLATGNTARMRDLDCGLIEVGRVADFVIMDAAQHSASSSLLESVRLGDLPGIGMTIIDGIVRSERSRNTPPATRLPSIVKA, encoded by the coding sequence ATGGCTCACGACGCCGCCGCGCCCACGGGACCGACCAAGCTCGTCATTCGCAACATCGGCCTCTTGATCAGCGGTGACCTCGACAAGCCGATCCTCGATGCCGACACCATCGTTGCGGAGAACGGCAAGATCTCCGCGATCGGTCGGCTGAAGGACGTCGACACCGAAGGCGCGACCACCACCGTCGATGCGGGTGGCGCTGCGGTCACCCCGGGCCTGATCGACAGCCACGTCCATCCGGTGGCGGGCGACTGGACGCCGCGGCAGAGCCAACTCAACTGGATCGACTCCTCGCTGCACGGCGGCGTCACCACCATGATCTCGGCCGGCGAGGTGCACTATCCCGGCCGGCCGCGCGACGTCATCGGCATCAAGGCGCTGGCGATCACCGCGCAGCGCAGCTTCTCCGCCTTCCGCGCCAGCGGCGTGAAGGTCCATGCCGGCGCTCCGGTGATCGAGCACGAGATGGAAGAGAACGACTTCAAGGAACTCGCCGCGGCCGGCGTCAAGCTGCTCGGCGAGATTGGGCTCGGCGGCGTCAAGGACGGACCGACCGCGAAGAAGATGGTGGCGTGGGCGCGCAAATACGGCATCCAGTCCACCATCCACACCGGCGGCCCGTCCATCGCGGGCTCCGGGCTGATCGACAAGGACGTGGTGCTGGAAGCCGGCACCGACGTGATCGGCCACATCAACGGCGGCCACACCGCGCTGCCCGACGGGCAGATCCGCTGCATCTGCGAGGGCTGCAAGGCCGGGCTCGAGCTGGTCCATAACGGCAACGAGCGCTCGGCGCTGTACACGCTGCGGATCGCGCGCGAGATGGGCGATCTCCATCGCGTCATTCTCGGCACCGACGGCCCGGCCGGCTCCGGTGTCCAGCCGCTCGGCATCCTGCGGATGATTTCGCTGTTGTCGTCGCTCGGCGATCTTCCCGCCGAACAGGCGTTCTGCCTCGCCACCGGCAACACCGCGCGGATGCGCGATCTCGACTGCGGCCTGATCGAGGTCGGCCGCGTCGCCGATTTCGTGATCATGGACGCGGCCCAGCACTCGGCCAGTTCGTCGCTGCTGGAAAGCGTCCGCCTCGGCGATCTGCCGGGCATCGGCATGACCATCATCGACGGCATCGTGCGCAGCGAACGCTCCCGCAACACCCCGCCGGCGACGCGACTGCCGAGCATCGTCAAGGCCTGA
- a CDS encoding DUF3095 domain-containing protein, translating into MDGSDSGAFYDGVTVFRGFRSVMDPALYSALPDDWFIGTADIVESTKAIAAQRYKAVNMAGASVIAAVTNALGGRDFPFVFGGDGASFAVAPGDLAGVREAMAASAAWVRDELELTMRIALVPVAAVREKGLDVRVARFAPSANVSYAMFSGGGLAWAEAAMKRGEFAVPPAPPGTTPDLTGLSCRFEEIPSVQGVILSVLIVPAAGADPAAFRRLIEEAVARTERSPDAGRPVPSHGPALRWPPAGFDLEARAARGGPLIKRRIVVLLYTLFVYVVMRLRISVGGFVPRTYIAEVVENSDFRKYDDGLRMILDCTPELADALEQLLAAAASAGVARYGLFRQEAAMMTCFTPSLTRSDHVHFIDGAGGGYASAAITLKAMQA; encoded by the coding sequence ATGGACGGAAGCGACAGCGGCGCGTTCTATGACGGCGTGACGGTTTTCCGCGGTTTTCGCAGCGTGATGGACCCGGCGCTGTATTCGGCGCTGCCCGACGACTGGTTCATCGGCACCGCCGACATCGTCGAGTCGACCAAGGCGATCGCGGCGCAGCGCTACAAGGCCGTCAACATGGCCGGCGCGTCGGTGATCGCCGCGGTCACCAACGCGCTCGGGGGCCGCGACTTTCCGTTCGTGTTCGGCGGCGACGGCGCGAGCTTCGCGGTCGCGCCCGGCGATCTTGCCGGTGTGCGCGAAGCGATGGCGGCCTCCGCTGCCTGGGTCAGGGACGAACTCGAATTGACGATGCGCATCGCGCTGGTGCCGGTCGCCGCTGTCCGGGAGAAGGGGCTCGATGTCCGCGTCGCCCGGTTCGCGCCGTCGGCGAACGTGTCCTACGCGATGTTCTCGGGCGGCGGGCTCGCCTGGGCGGAGGCGGCGATGAAGCGCGGCGAATTCGCCGTCCCCCCGGCGCCGCCCGGAACGACGCCGGACCTCACCGGCCTGTCCTGCCGGTTCGAGGAGATTCCCTCGGTGCAGGGCGTGATCCTGTCGGTGCTGATCGTGCCCGCCGCCGGTGCCGATCCGGCCGCGTTTCGCCGCCTGATCGAGGAAGCGGTCGCGCGCACCGAGCGTAGCCCCGATGCGGGCCGGCCGGTGCCATCGCACGGCCCCGCCTTGCGATGGCCGCCCGCGGGGTTCGACCTCGAGGCGCGCGCGGCGCGCGGCGGTCCGCTGATCAAGCGCCGCATCGTCGTGTTGCTGTACACGCTGTTCGTGTATGTGGTCATGCGCTTGCGCATCAGCGTCGGCGGCTTCGTGCCGCGAACCTATATCGCGGAGGTCGTGGAGAATTCCGATTTCCGCAAATACGATGACGGCCTGCGCATGATCCTGGATTGCACGCCCGAACTCGCCGATGCGTTGGAGCAGCTCCTCGCCGCCGCAGCGTCCGCCGGCGTGGCGCGCTACGGCTTGTTCCGGCAGGAGGCCGCGATGATGACCTGCTTCACGCCGTCGCTGACGCGCAGCGATCATGTGCATTTCATCGACGGCGCCGGCGGCGGCTATGCCTCCGCGGCGATCACGCTGAAAGCCATGCAGGCCTGA